A region from the Mycolicibacterium phlei genome encodes:
- a CDS encoding TetR/AcrR family transcriptional regulator: MARRSPVQSIHVLPTRPASEPPVTSPSEEPAWKQRAVERSIKTAKLRAAQRVQRFLDAAQAIIIEKGSTDFTVQEVVDRSRQSLRSFYLQFDGKHELLLALFEDALSKSADQIRAATTTEDEPIERLKVAVQLLFESSRPDPTAKRPLFTDFAPRLLLSHPAEVRIAHAPLLALLTELMEECAAAGQLREGINPKRMAAMTMQTVMFVAQSNGGEDGTTKPITADEVWDFVSHGFAK; this comes from the coding sequence ATGGCGAGACGTTCTCCGGTACAGTCAATTCATGTTCTCCCCACTCGGCCAGCATCTGAGCCTCCGGTGACGAGCCCAAGCGAGGAACCCGCCTGGAAGCAGCGCGCGGTCGAGCGGTCGATCAAAACAGCCAAGCTGCGGGCCGCTCAGCGTGTGCAGCGCTTCCTGGACGCGGCACAGGCGATCATCATCGAGAAGGGCAGCACGGACTTCACGGTCCAGGAGGTCGTGGACCGCTCGCGCCAGTCGCTGCGCAGCTTCTACCTGCAGTTCGACGGTAAACACGAACTGCTGCTGGCCCTGTTCGAGGACGCGCTGAGCAAGTCCGCGGACCAGATCCGGGCGGCCACCACCACCGAGGACGAGCCCATCGAGCGGCTCAAGGTCGCCGTTCAACTGCTCTTCGAGTCGTCCCGGCCGGACCCGACCGCCAAGCGGCCGCTGTTCACCGATTTCGCACCGCGACTGCTGCTGTCGCATCCCGCCGAGGTCAGGATCGCGCACGCCCCGCTGCTGGCGCTGCTCACCGAGCTGATGGAGGAGTGTGCGGCCGCCGGCCAGCTGCGCGAGGGCATCAACCCCAAGCGGATGGCCGCGATGACCATGCAGACGGTGATGTTCGTCGCCCAGTCCAACGGCGGCGAGGACGGCACCACCAAGCCGATCACCGCCGACGAGGTCTGGGACTTCGTCTCGCACGGCTTCGCCAAGTAA
- a CDS encoding enoyl-CoA hydratase, translated as MYIEYEVSDRIATITLNRPEAANAQNTELLDELDAAWTRAAEDNEVSVIILRANGKHFSAGHDLRGGGPVPDKITLDFIIQHEAKRYLEYTLRWRNVPKPSIAAVQGRCISGGLLLCWPCDLIVAADDALFSDPVVLMGIGGVEYHGHTWELGPRKAKEILFTGRAMTADEVAATGMVNKVVPRDQLDAETRALAEQIAKMPPFALRQAKRAVNQTLDVQGFYAAIQSVFDIHQTGHGNALSVGGWPVLVNLDEMKANIK; from the coding sequence ATGTACATCGAATACGAGGTCTCCGACCGCATCGCCACCATCACGCTGAACCGGCCCGAGGCCGCGAACGCGCAGAACACCGAGCTACTCGACGAACTCGACGCCGCCTGGACGCGCGCCGCCGAGGACAACGAGGTGTCGGTGATCATCCTGCGGGCCAACGGCAAGCACTTCTCGGCGGGCCACGACCTGCGCGGGGGCGGGCCGGTGCCCGACAAGATCACGCTGGACTTCATCATCCAGCACGAGGCCAAACGCTATCTCGAGTACACATTGCGCTGGCGCAACGTGCCGAAGCCGTCGATCGCGGCGGTCCAGGGCCGGTGTATCTCCGGGGGCCTGCTGCTGTGCTGGCCGTGCGACCTGATCGTCGCCGCAGACGACGCGCTGTTCTCCGACCCAGTGGTGCTGATGGGCATCGGCGGGGTCGAATACCACGGCCACACCTGGGAACTCGGTCCGCGCAAGGCCAAGGAGATCCTGTTCACGGGGCGGGCGATGACCGCCGACGAGGTGGCCGCCACCGGGATGGTCAACAAGGTGGTGCCGCGCGACCAGTTGGATGCCGAGACCCGCGCGCTGGCCGAGCAGATCGCCAAGATGCCGCCGTTCGCGCTGCGGCAGGCCAAACGGGCGGTCAACCAGACGCTCGACGTACAGGGCTTCTACGCCGCCATCCAGTCGGTGTTCGACATCCACCAGACCGGCCACGGCAACGCGCTGAGCGTCGGCGGCTGGCCGGTGCTGGTGAACCTCGACGAGATGAAAGCCAACATCAAATAA